Within the Nitratireductor basaltis genome, the region GCCACGGCCTGAACCGCCTGGATCATTGCTCGACCCGCCCTTGTTTTGCGAGCCTGAACGGCCATCTGATGCGGCCTGTTCGAAGCCGTTTTCGCGTCCATGCGATCCGTAGTTCTGGGAGGTGGCGGAGTGGCTGTTGGCGTTTTGCTGAATGGTTATGCGGTCTATGTCATAGCCGAGCGATCGCAGGGCTTTTGCTATCGTGTCTCCGTCCACGGAAAGCTTGTTTCGAGCAGCCTCGGTTTCAACCTGAATTTCAACGGTAAGTTGATCTCCGCTTCCTTTCAGGATTGCGGTGACATTGCCAAGCTCGGCCGGACGCAGCTGGATCTTAATTGTGTGCAAGATGTCAGGGGTACTTGAATTCGCCCTAAAAATTTCTCTAGGGGCTGACGAAGCAGCAGCCTGGAATGCCTTGTCGCCGGAAAGTGCCGATGTCACCTGGTCGGCGATTGGTGAGGGAGCATGGGATGTGCCCGCGATAGGTTGCGGGGAAGACGTCACGCTTACGGTCTTGAAGACGTTTTGAGCATGCTCGTCACGCCGACCGCCGCGCCCCATCTCGCTGCCCTGATCCTGCGAATTCGCATCGGCAGCCTTCATCAAGACGGAACGGTCCGTCGCCGGTGTTGCCGGCCTGGCAGTCTCCGTCTCGCTTTTTAGTGACTGCGCCGGAATGGCGGACTGCTTTTCAGCAGTGCCTACGGTCTCCGATCTGCCTGGTTCGGTCCCGGCGGAATTCACCGTCTGGGACGAGAAAGGTGCAGTCGTTACGACGGGTTCGTCAGTGACATCTTCCGGTGTCTCCTGATCAACAGATAGAGCCTTGGCAGCATCTGTCCCAGGATTGGCATTCTGAACAGGTTTGGCAACCGGGAGCTCGGATAGTTCCGATCCAGCTTCACCTTCATCTTCGGCAAGAGCGTCCGGATCGCTCGTTGCAGCAGGACTGGCGGACAAAGTGATCCTGGCTAAAGGCTCCGGCGCGGAGACACCCTCCAATCCGGTTGAGAGCCTGCCCAGAATATCGTTGAGCTTCGTCGGACCTGCAACTTTCTCACCGGTTTCACCGGCGGGAAACTTGAGTGCGGTATCCTGATCCTGCTTCGCACCGAATTGCAGCGCGTTTTGGAACAGCTCCTTGGCACCGTCGCCATCGATGTTTTTTGCAAGGCTTGTCTTGTCGCCTTTCGCGGGCAGACCGCCAAGGAGCGTGGACATGAGCGCGTTCATCGTTTTTCCTCCAGAAGCCGGTCAATGGCTTCGAGCTTTTTACGAGCATCCTGCAGATATGTGCCTTCGGCATCGGGTGCGGTTGGCGCAGTGGCAGAGGCGGGCACAAGGCTTGCCTCGTCATTCTCGTCCATCTGCGCCGGCTGCGGCGCCATGCTTGCTTCGACAGTGATGACCGGAGGTTCGATAACGCTGCGTGCGATTGCCTTGGCAGCCCGAAGCAGTTCCTTGTCACTTGCAGACAGGCGCTTCTCGTCAATCGACTGCAGCGTCGCAAGAACCTCGTTCACGTTTTCCTTGGTAACCGAGGCTGCGCTTTCATAGAGGATCGCGCGCGGGTC harbors:
- a CDS encoding flagellar hook-length control protein FliK, translated to MNALMSTLLGGLPAKGDKTSLAKNIDGDGAKELFQNALQFGAKQDQDTALKFPAGETGEKVAGPTKLNDILGRLSTGLEGVSAPEPLARITLSASPAATSDPDALAEDEGEAGSELSELPVAKPVQNANPGTDAAKALSVDQETPEDVTDEPVVTTAPFSSQTVNSAGTEPGRSETVGTAEKQSAIPAQSLKSETETARPATPATDRSVLMKAADANSQDQGSEMGRGGRRDEHAQNVFKTVSVTSSPQPIAGTSHAPSPIADQVTSALSGDKAFQAAASSAPREIFRANSSTPDILHTIKIQLRPAELGNVTAILKGSGDQLTVEIQVETEAARNKLSVDGDTIAKALRSLGYDIDRITIQQNANSHSATSQNYGSHGRENGFEQAASDGRSGSQNKGGSSNDPGGSGRGGASAQNQQNNAADTDSLYI